One genomic segment of Aliarcobacter cibarius includes these proteins:
- a CDS encoding diguanylate cyclase, with the protein MNFKVLTDFNFSSHRWFLVSVFLIIFLFIGQEVSNYQKAIEQVSKETNNLSTLLIKKIEHDFERVDNILLLAKKVIFTKDKNSVFYDNRILEEYNDTISIKLKSFADSFDEIEKLIYIDKDGDIKYASNRLSKDVNVSDREYFKELKNNKDLNKSFSDVVISRLSGRESILLLHAIRDENKNLDGILAAVINTSFIRKILSSIDIGQNGVALIRNSETTKLITRYPSLDDGFINKPLPKDNEISKLIKSGSKYGYLEYTASTDDIKRFASFITMEKFPFYIQVALSQDEYLKSWKDNLIVKSIFLGLFIFASIIIISVMKRNFNNEQKLLKELNNEKDRFENMFRIHSSIMLLIDPKDGQILDANNSAVSFYEYSLEKLKSMNVNEINQLSQEELNTIYQEAKQLKTNSFVFEHKLNNGKIKIVEVDSSPIETTSGIILFSIIKDVTKEKKIEDRLKRSYKRIEKLIDLQDNMIILTNGKNTKYANNKFFDFFGFSNLSDFKKSHKSICEFFIQNDEFFHLKKLENPEDWINELKILDGSKRIVAMKGKDSKEHKFFVTVNSFDEDIMIVGFTDITNTIKEKIKLEIKVTQDKLTNAYNREYFDKYYKDWIISINKFNLKLAVVMLDIDNFKYVNDTFGHDVGDLVLIDFVKVICTNLRSNDIFVRWGGEEFILVLKLKDEKDLLKILENLRHKVEIYNFPKIGKRTCSFGATIYKDDEDIFKTIKRADEAVYKAKNLGRNRVEIIS; encoded by the coding sequence TTGAATTTTAAGGTGCTTACGGATTTTAACTTTTCTAGTCATAGATGGTTTTTGGTCTCTGTATTTTTAATTATTTTTTTATTTATAGGTCAAGAAGTATCAAATTATCAAAAAGCTATTGAACAGGTATCTAAAGAAACAAATAATCTTTCCACACTTTTAATAAAAAAAATAGAACATGATTTTGAAAGAGTTGATAATATTTTATTACTTGCAAAAAAGGTAATTTTTACAAAAGACAAAAATAGTGTTTTTTATGACAATAGGATCTTAGAAGAATATAATGATACTATCTCAATCAAACTAAAGAGTTTTGCTGATAGTTTTGATGAAATTGAAAAGTTAATCTACATTGATAAAGATGGAGATATAAAATATGCTTCAAATAGATTATCAAAAGATGTAAATGTTTCTGATAGAGAATATTTTAAAGAGTTAAAAAACAATAAAGATTTAAACAAATCTTTTTCTGATGTAGTAATTTCAAGATTAAGTGGCAGAGAATCAATTCTTTTATTACATGCGATTAGAGATGAAAATAAGAATTTAGATGGTATTTTAGCAGCAGTTATAAATACTAGTTTTATTAGAAAAATTCTGTCATCTATAGATATTGGTCAAAATGGTGTTGCTCTTATCAGAAATTCTGAAACAACAAAACTAATAACTAGATATCCTAGTTTAGATGATGGCTTTATAAATAAACCTTTGCCTAAAGATAATGAAATTTCTAAATTAATAAAATCTGGAAGCAAATATGGATATTTGGAATACACAGCATCTACTGATGATATAAAAAGATTTGCAAGTTTTATAACTATGGAAAAGTTTCCTTTTTATATCCAAGTAGCACTTTCTCAAGATGAATATTTAAAATCTTGGAAAGATAATTTGATTGTAAAATCTATTTTTCTGGGGCTGTTTATTTTTGCTAGTATAATTATTATCTCAGTTATGAAGCGAAATTTTAATAATGAACAAAAATTACTAAAAGAGCTAAATAATGAAAAAGATAGATTTGAAAATATGTTTAGGATACACTCTTCAATTATGTTACTAATAGACCCTAAAGATGGTCAAATATTAGATGCAAACAATAGTGCAGTTAGTTTTTATGAATATTCTTTAGAAAAACTCAAATCTATGAATGTAAATGAAATAAATCAACTTTCTCAAGAAGAATTAAATACTATTTATCAAGAAGCAAAGCAACTTAAGACAAATTCTTTTGTTTTTGAGCATAAATTAAACAATGGAAAAATCAAAATTGTAGAAGTAGATTCTTCTCCTATAGAAACAACAAGTGGAATAATTCTTTTTTCAATAATAAAAGATGTAACTAAAGAAAAAAAGATTGAAGATAGATTAAAAAGAAGTTATAAAAGAATTGAAAAGCTTATAGATTTACAAGACAATATGATTATTTTAACAAATGGGAAAAACACAAAATATGCAAATAATAAGTTTTTTGATTTCTTTGGTTTTTCAAATCTTTCAGATTTTAAAAAATCTCATAAAAGTATTTGTGAATTTTTCATACAAAATGATGAATTTTTCCATTTGAAGAAATTGGAAAATCCTGAAGATTGGATAAATGAATTAAAAATTCTTGATGGTTCAAAAAGAATTGTTGCTATGAAAGGAAAAGATTCAAAAGAACATAAATTTTTTGTTACTGTAAATAGTTTTGATGAAGATATTATGATAGTTGGATTTACTGATATTACAAATACAATCAAAGAGAAAATTAAATTAGAAATTAAAGTAACTCAAGATAAATTGACAAATGCTTATAACAGAGAGTATTTTGATAAATATTACAAAGATTGGATAATAAGTATTAATAAATTCAATTTAAAATTAGCAGTTGTTATGCTTGACATAGATAATTTTAAATATGTTAATGATACATTTGGTCATGATGTTGGAGATTTAGTTTTAATTGATTTTGTAAAAGTTATTTGTACTAATTTAAGAAGTAATGATATTTTTGTTAGATGGGGTGGAGAAGAGTTTATATTAGTTCTTAAATTAAAAGATGAAAAAGATTTGTTGAAGATTTTAGAAAATTTAAGACATAAAGTAGAAATTTATAATTTCCCAAAAATTGGGAAACGAACATGTTCCTTTGGTGCAACAATATATAAAGATGATGAAGATATATTTAAAACTATAAAAAGAGCAGATGAAGCTGTATATAAAGCAAAGAATCTTGGTAGAAATAGAGTCGAAATTATATCATAA
- a CDS encoding RluA family pseudouridine synthase, whose amino-acid sequence MAFTLKKYKAIKDKKIQLFLIKDLGLDPKVGQRLTSKGRIFDENMNTINTGETIPTEYIFIAVFEGTTRGLKPLLEFNDFAIFDKPTNLMVHPISKNTPYSLLDEIRYHFGENANLIHRIDAETSGLVIVGKNKKSEIELKDMFQEKKYHKSYLAIIQGEIKEEITINRGLDREGLAIGVRMKVCDDGKESITIIKPIKYNKNRDLTLVEAIPLTGRQHQIRVHLYSIGHTILGDPIYGIDDENAENYLNKTLSEEDRFKVTKSHRLWLHANYLEFSYKNITYKIFSKNDEIYREFDK is encoded by the coding sequence TTGGCATTTACATTAAAAAAATACAAAGCAATAAAAGATAAAAAAATACAGTTATTTTTAATAAAAGACTTAGGCTTAGACCCAAAAGTAGGGCAAAGATTAACTTCTAAAGGAAGAATATTTGATGAAAATATGAATACAATAAATACAGGCGAAACCATCCCAACTGAATATATTTTTATTGCTGTTTTTGAAGGTACAACGAGAGGGCTAAAACCCTTACTTGAATTTAATGATTTTGCTATTTTTGATAAACCAACAAACTTAATGGTTCATCCAATTTCAAAAAACACTCCTTATTCTCTTCTTGATGAAATTCGTTACCATTTTGGTGAAAATGCAAATCTAATTCATAGAATAGATGCTGAAACATCAGGTCTTGTAATTGTTGGGAAAAATAAGAAAAGTGAAATCGAGCTAAAAGATATGTTTCAAGAAAAAAAATATCATAAATCCTATTTAGCAATAATTCAAGGAGAAATAAAAGAAGAAATTACAATAAATAGAGGATTAGATAGAGAAGGGCTTGCTATTGGTGTAAGAATGAAAGTTTGTGATGATGGAAAAGAGTCAATAACAATAATTAAACCTATAAAATATAATAAGAACAGAGATTTAACACTAGTAGAAGCTATTCCACTTACTGGACGACAACATCAAATTAGAGTTCATTTATATTCTATTGGTCATACCATTTTAGGAGATCCAATTTATGGGATTGATGATGAAAATGCAGAGAATTATTTAAATAAAACATTAAGTGAAGAAGATAGATTTAAAGTAACAAAATCACACAGGCTTTGGCTTCATGCAAACTATTTGGAATTTTCTTATAAGAATATTACGTACAAAATATTTTCAAAAAATGATGAAATTTATAGGGAGTTTGACAAATAA
- a CDS encoding DUF1924 domain-containing protein — translation MKAILVAGLVATLSFSATVDDFLDSLKQEVLKQDTSFKGFDYKRGEDIFLSKHVGKKGELISCASCHGTDLNKSNQNHFTGKTINALSPKANPKRFTDRAEIEKWLKRNFNDVYNREGTALEKGDVVTYIINK, via the coding sequence ATGAAAGCAATTTTAGTAGCTGGTTTAGTAGCAACTTTAAGTTTTAGTGCGACAGTTGATGACTTTTTAGACTCTTTAAAACAAGAAGTTTTAAAACAAGATACAAGTTTTAAAGGATTTGATTATAAAAGAGGTGAAGATATATTTTTATCAAAACATGTTGGTAAGAAAGGTGAATTAATATCTTGTGCTTCTTGTCATGGTACAGATTTAAATAAATCGAATCAAAATCATTTTACAGGTAAAACAATAAATGCTCTTTCTCCAAAAGCAAATCCAAAAAGATTTACAGATAGAGCTGAAATTGAGAAATGGTTAAAAAGAAACTTCAATGACGTTTATAATCGTGAAGGAACAGCACTTGAAAAAGGTGATGTAGTTACTTACATCATAAACAAGTAA
- a CDS encoding phosphatase PAP2 family protein — translation MNLESSTKQIIYTALLLCAVILLFQFTDFDVKFQSLFYDFETKSWFINRKDAILKFFFYDGFKKLFIIFSNIILVLAILSFIKRFKLLHSYKKGLVILSLSTILVPSLASLKSITNVPCPNEIVDFGGKSIDVRILESFPKDYVQEKKFRCWPAGHATMGFSLMALYFFFKNPRNQKIALTFAITVGVLTGGYKILIGDHFLSHTLVTMLLAWLIILIINKFVNKLSIFKT, via the coding sequence ATGAATCTAGAATCGAGCACTAAGCAAATTATATATACAGCGCTACTTCTTTGCGCTGTGATTTTACTATTTCAATTTACAGATTTTGATGTAAAATTTCAATCACTTTTTTATGATTTTGAAACAAAATCTTGGTTTATTAACAGAAAAGATGCTATTTTGAAATTTTTCTTTTATGATGGATTCAAAAAATTGTTTATTATTTTTTCCAATATCATTTTAGTTTTAGCAATTCTTTCTTTTATAAAAAGATTTAAATTACTTCACAGTTATAAAAAAGGTTTAGTAATCTTATCTTTAAGTACAATCTTAGTACCTTCATTGGCTTCTTTAAAAAGTATTACTAATGTACCTTGTCCTAATGAAATTGTGGATTTTGGTGGAAAATCTATTGATGTAAGAATCTTAGAATCTTTTCCTAAAGATTATGTTCAAGAAAAAAAATTTAGATGTTGGCCAGCTGGTCATGCAACAATGGGGTTTTCTTTGATGGCTCTATACTTTTTCTTTAAAAATCCAAGAAATCAAAAAATTGCCTTAACTTTTGCAATAACAGTTGGAGTATTAACTGGAGGATATAAAATATTAATTGGTGACCACTTTTTAAGTCATACATTAGTTACAATGTTATTGGCTTGGTTAATTATATTAATTATAAATAAATTTGTAAATAAATTGTCAATCTTTAAAACATAG
- a CDS encoding response regulator transcription factor has protein sequence MNKKVLLVEDDLQMQSLIVDYLKDYGFVVKAFDNPKDVLEDFKTNNDYSIIILDLMLPFMDGFDLFNKLKAIKNVPIIISTARGDIGNKIHGFELGADDYLAKPYEPRELVLRIESILKRNSNKSFKIGDFLIDKDNRTVLVDGYAVDFTKIEFEIFIYLVENQNKISSREQILNATSLDFNTKNRTIDMHVSNIRAKIGDDPKNPKYIKSVWGIGYKFVG, from the coding sequence TTGAATAAAAAGGTTTTACTAGTTGAAGATGATTTGCAAATGCAATCTTTAATAGTTGATTATCTAAAAGATTATGGATTTGTTGTTAAAGCTTTTGATAATCCCAAAGATGTTTTAGAAGATTTTAAAACAAACAATGACTATTCAATTATAATTTTAGATTTGATGCTACCTTTTATGGATGGATTTGATCTATTTAACAAACTAAAAGCTATCAAAAATGTACCTATAATTATCTCAACTGCAAGAGGTGATATAGGTAATAAAATACATGGTTTTGAACTGGGAGCTGATGATTATTTAGCAAAACCTTATGAACCAAGAGAGTTGGTTTTAAGAATAGAATCTATTTTAAAAAGAAATTCAAATAAATCTTTTAAAATTGGAGATTTTTTAATAGATAAAGATAACAGAACAGTTTTAGTGGATGGTTATGCTGTTGATTTTACTAAAATAGAGTTTGAAATTTTTATATATTTAGTTGAAAATCAAAATAAAATATCTTCAAGAGAACAGATTCTAAATGCAACTTCTCTGGATTTCAACACAAAAAATAGAACTATTGATATGCATGTATCAAATATAAGAGCAAAGATTGGTGATGATCCTAAGAACCCTAAATATATAAAATCTGTTTGGGGAATTGGTTATAAGTTTGTAGGTTAG
- a CDS encoding ArsS family sensor histidine kinase, translating to MSIFKKLTLLFILSFVLMTIIGLWIDNINSKRVDNFAKEKYLKVIDDIFKNIENKNYLDSLILKNGLEKVNSLDENSLEIIYFQDSTFGNISILKYKSSNIYILKIGYLDEQYIFKTLDEQSLSDKTILNALVFLDISVLLLIFLYILKLLTPLKTITKDIKTFANGNLSTRINIKSDDEIGTLANSFNSMASSLENSIKTREELLRDIGHELRTPIAKGKFAIEKIDNFSQKELLKKIFYDLESLTNELIELEKLNITKLNLTIFSAETLVLESLGKLYLEDETKVDIEISEDFKIEADLDYLSVALKNLIDNALKYAISLPIVIKVCKDEISVLNNGEKLSKDFEYYLKPFTQELVQRDGFGLGLSIVKKIIDRHNFKLTYTYENDFNTFRIIFK from the coding sequence ATGTCAATTTTCAAAAAGCTAACTCTACTTTTTATTTTAAGTTTTGTCTTAATGACCATAATTGGTTTATGGATTGATAATATAAACTCAAAAAGAGTAGATAATTTTGCAAAAGAGAAGTATTTAAAAGTTATTGATGATATTTTTAAAAATATAGAAAATAAAAATTATTTAGATTCTTTGATTTTAAAAAATGGTTTAGAAAAAGTAAATTCTTTAGATGAAAATAGTTTAGAAATTATCTATTTTCAAGATTCTACGTTTGGAAATATATCGATATTAAAATATAAATCATCAAATATTTATATTTTAAAAATAGGATATTTAGATGAACAATATATTTTTAAAACTTTAGATGAACAGAGTTTAAGTGATAAAACTATATTAAATGCTTTAGTATTTTTAGATATTTCTGTACTTTTACTTATATTTTTATATATACTCAAATTATTAACTCCCTTAAAAACAATAACAAAAGATATAAAAACTTTTGCAAATGGTAATTTGTCAACAAGAATAAATATAAAATCAGATGATGAAATTGGAACTTTAGCAAATAGCTTTAACTCTATGGCTAGTTCTTTAGAAAACTCTATAAAAACAAGAGAAGAATTACTTCGAGATATTGGTCATGAGTTAAGAACTCCAATAGCAAAAGGAAAATTTGCTATTGAAAAAATAGATAATTTTTCTCAAAAAGAGCTACTTAAAAAGATTTTTTATGATTTAGAGAGCTTGACAAATGAGTTAATAGAACTTGAAAAATTAAATATTACAAAGTTAAATTTAACAATATTTAGTGCAGAAACTTTAGTTTTGGAATCTTTAGGAAAACTCTATTTAGAAGATGAAACTAAAGTAGATATAGAAATTTCAGAAGATTTCAAAATAGAGGCAGATTTAGATTATTTGTCTGTTGCTTTAAAAAATTTGATTGACAATGCTTTGAAATATGCTATTTCATTGCCTATTGTTATTAAAGTTTGTAAAGATGAAATTTCGGTTTTAAATAATGGTGAAAAATTATCAAAAGATTTTGAATACTATTTAAAACCTTTTACTCAAGAACTTGTACAAAGAGATGGTTTTGGTTTAGGATTGAGTATTGTAAAAAAGATTATTGATAGACATAATTTTAAACTTACATATACTTATGAAAATGATTTTAATACTTTTAGAATCATTTTTAAATAA
- a CDS encoding trimeric intracellular cation channel family protein: MSALEIADIIGIISFALSGFLIAVHCKLDILGVFISAFLTAFGGGMTRDVLADRTPYVFTSNLPLSLVIVTVLIAMLFKLHKITNLEGKWAFVISDAIGLSSFAITGAIIAIESGFNFLSAVMLAFITAVGGGTIRDVLINRMPFILVSEFYATVALIIGSIVYILEIFELRNLFSLILVFIFGVVLRVLAYYKKWHLPTLSKEN; this comes from the coding sequence ATGAGTGCTTTAGAGATTGCTGATATCATAGGAATAATCTCTTTTGCATTAAGTGGTTTTTTAATTGCCGTACACTGCAAACTTGATATTTTAGGAGTTTTTATTTCTGCATTTTTAACTGCTTTTGGTGGTGGAATGACAAGAGATGTTTTAGCAGATAGAACTCCTTATGTTTTTACTTCAAATTTACCTCTTAGTCTTGTTATTGTAACTGTTTTAATTGCAATGCTTTTTAAACTTCATAAAATTACAAATCTTGAAGGTAAATGGGCTTTTGTGATATCTGATGCTATTGGACTTTCATCATTTGCAATAACTGGGGCAATTATTGCTATTGAGAGTGGTTTTAACTTTCTAAGTGCTGTAATGTTAGCATTTATAACAGCTGTTGGTGGAGGAACTATAAGAGATGTTCTAATAAATAGAATGCCTTTTATTTTAGTTTCAGAGTTTTATGCAACAGTTGCTTTGATTATTGGTAGTATTGTTTATATTTTAGAGATTTTTGAACTAAGAAATTTATTTTCACTTATTCTTGTATTTATATTTGGTGTTGTTTTAAGAGTTCTTGCGTACTATAAAAAATGGCATTTACCAACTTTATCAAAAGAAAATTAA
- a CDS encoding cytochrome c, with amino-acid sequence MSDLENHFGDDASLDEETNQDILSFLIKNSAETSTMEASWNFINSIGNKDIIALSKTEYWKKRHKDIPKNVFKNEKIKSVANCKACHSDIEKGLIEDENIKDISDFM; translated from the coding sequence ATGAGTGATTTGGAAAATCATTTTGGTGATGATGCGAGTTTAGATGAAGAAACAAATCAGGATATTTTGAGTTTTTTAATAAAAAATAGTGCAGAAACTTCAACTATGGAAGCTAGTTGGAACTTTATAAATTCCATAGGCAATAAAGATATAATTGCTCTAAGTAAAACAGAATATTGGAAAAAAAGACATAAAGATATACCAAAAAATGTTTTTAAAAATGAGAAAATAAAGAGTGTTGCAAATTGTAAGGCTTGTCATAGTGATATTGAAAAAGGATTAATTGAAGATGAAAATATTAAAGATATTTCTGATTTTATGTAG
- a CDS encoding diheme cytochrome c, which produces MKKLVFLGLTACFMYAGEMDVTIKPVNNEIYKNECGSCHFAYPAGLLPSSAWNKMMSNLSNHFGDDASVDEKTFQTLSSYLNENSAEKSMNYKRSRKIVENLNGTIPDSISKMPYIKKKHKEIKENLITQKEVKGLFNCTACHKNAEKGIFSEEDVNIPNYGKWEKDD; this is translated from the coding sequence ATGAAAAAATTAGTTTTTTTAGGTTTGACTGCTTGTTTTATGTATGCTGGTGAAATGGATGTAACTATTAAACCTGTAAATAATGAAATTTATAAAAATGAGTGTGGAAGCTGTCACTTTGCTTATCCTGCAGGATTATTACCAAGTAGTGCTTGGAATAAAATGATGTCTAATTTAAGTAACCATTTTGGAGATGATGCTAGTGTAGATGAAAAAACTTTTCAAACATTATCTAGCTATTTAAATGAGAATAGTGCTGAAAAAAGTATGAATTATAAAAGAAGTAGAAAAATAGTAGAAAATTTAAATGGAACAATCCCAGATTCTATTTCAAAAATGCCATACATTAAGAAAAAACATAAAGAAATTAAAGAAAATTTAATAACTCAAAAAGAGGTTAAAGGTTTGTTTAACTGTACAGCTTGCCACAAAAATGCCGAAAAAGGTATATTTAGTGAAGAAGATGTAAATATTCCAAATTACGGAAAATGGGAAAAGGATGATTAA
- a CDS encoding FAD-dependent thymidylate synthase produces the protein MIEKINEKQNILGDNIGFVENWDFSRANLNEENRILAITQVASICYQNPKALGSESLYNRLMAESMGLPSSSFEFVPVLLDYENPKHQEILKLEYSNCKKFGENLDDRYLLTNYRALVYDFENLKEEFSFDIRTIFNTKEECDIIKDYFKVFLFKVDFPTRSQMVRHRVSWQELSRRYVSAKRVPFEFYVSEKLRDNQKVQDLIKQSEDLYFELLEEGIKPQEARRVIPQMGYTQIWGAFMPKQLDNYFKLRLDEHAQWEIRQTAIAMQELLK, from the coding sequence GTGATAGAAAAAATAAATGAAAAACAAAATATTTTAGGCGATAATATTGGTTTTGTAGAGAATTGGGATTTTAGTAGAGCCAATTTAAATGAAGAAAATAGAATTTTAGCTATAACTCAAGTAGCTTCAATTTGTTATCAAAATCCGAAAGCTTTAGGAAGTGAAAGTTTATATAATAGGCTTATGGCAGAGAGTATGGGTTTACCAAGTTCTAGTTTTGAATTTGTACCTGTGTTACTTGATTATGAGAACCCTAAGCATCAAGAGATTCTAAAATTAGAGTATTCAAATTGTAAAAAATTTGGTGAAAATTTAGATGATAGATATTTATTAACAAATTATAGAGCATTAGTTTATGATTTTGAGAATTTAAAAGAAGAGTTTAGTTTTGATATTCGAACAATTTTTAATACGAAAGAAGAGTGTGATATTATAAAAGACTACTTCAAAGTATTTTTATTTAAAGTTGATTTCCCAACAAGAAGTCAAATGGTAAGACATAGGGTATCATGGCAAGAGTTAAGTAGAAGATATGTAAGTGCAAAAAGAGTACCTTTTGAATTTTATGTAAGTGAAAAATTAAGAGACAATCAAAAAGTACAAGACCTTATTAAACAAAGTGAAGATTTATATTTTGAGCTACTTGAAGAAGGAATTAAACCTCAAGAAGCTAGAAGAGTTATCCCTCAAATGGGTTATACTCAAATTTGGGGTGCATTTATGCCAAAACAGCTAGATAACTATTTTAAACTAAGACTTGATGAACATGCTCAATGGGAGATTAGACAAACTGCAATTGCAATGCAAGAGCTTTTAAAATGA
- a CDS encoding cytochrome b/b6 domain-containing protein, giving the protein MQKSYIWSLPTRVFHLLFALFILLAFLTDDDKLLNYHAIIGYSILILLVFRVCWGYFGPKYSLFKDFPANKNEAKEFLKNIFDDKQKYIGHNPLASYVMITMLVVTFIVIVTGVLAYGIQEGKGIASFLNDSFFKNMKLFKEIHEFFANFLIFLIVAHLAGIAVDRLLHKKHETLNSIATGYKMTVEDESIKVSFFQKLFAIFMFIVFIAFLIFNLYKPDNALVASKYEAIDYKTQNVAFVNECASCHTLYPTKFIA; this is encoded by the coding sequence ATGCAAAAATCATATATATGGTCACTACCAACAAGAGTTTTTCACCTCTTGTTTGCTTTGTTTATTCTACTTGCTTTTCTAACAGATGATGATAAGCTTCTTAATTACCATGCAATAATTGGTTATTCTATTTTAATTTTATTAGTTTTTAGAGTTTGTTGGGGATATTTTGGCCCAAAATACTCTTTGTTTAAAGATTTTCCTGCAAATAAAAATGAAGCTAAAGAGTTTTTAAAAAATATTTTTGATGACAAACAAAAATATATTGGTCACAATCCATTAGCTTCTTACGTAATGATAACTATGTTAGTAGTTACTTTTATTGTAATAGTTACAGGTGTATTAGCTTATGGAATACAAGAAGGAAAAGGAATAGCATCTTTTTTAAATGACTCCTTTTTTAAGAATATGAAACTTTTTAAAGAGATTCATGAATTTTTTGCAAATTTTCTTATATTTTTAATTGTTGCACACTTAGCAGGAATTGCTGTAGATAGATTACTTCATAAAAAACATGAAACTTTAAATTCAATAGCAACAGGTTATAAAATGACTGTTGAAGATGAAAGTATAAAAGTTTCATTTTTTCAAAAATTGTTTGCTATTTTTATGTTTATAGTTTTTATAGCTTTTTTGATTTTTAATTTGTATAAACCAGATAATGCATTAGTCGCTTCAAAGTATGAAGCAATTGATTACAAAACACAAAATGTAGCTTTTGTAAACGAGTGTGCAAGTTGTCATACTCTTTATCCCACCAAATTTATTGCCTAA